A single Dechloromonas denitrificans DNA region contains:
- the rpsL gene encoding 30S ribosomal protein S12 produces the protein MPTINQLVRKPRVAEVTKSKVPALEKCPQKRGVCTRVYTTTPKKPNSALRKVCKVRLTNGFEVISYIGGEGHNLQEHSVVLIRGGRVKDLPGVRYHTVRGSLDTQGVKDRKQSRSKYGAKRPKAA, from the coding sequence ATGCCGACTATCAATCAGCTCGTGCGCAAGCCGCGCGTTGCCGAGGTCACCAAGAGCAAGGTTCCCGCTCTGGAAAAGTGCCCGCAGAAGCGTGGCGTTTGTACTCGCGTCTATACCACCACCCCGAAGAAGCCGAACTCTGCGCTGCGTAAAGTGTGCAAGGTTCGTCTGACGAATGGCTTTGAAGTCATTTCCTACATCGGTGGTGAAGGCCATAACCTGCAGGAACACTCCGTGGTCCTGATTCGTGGTGGTCGTGTCAAGGATTTGCCGGGTGTGCGTTACCACACCGTGCGCGGCTCCCTGGATACCCAGGGCGTCAAAGATCGCAAGCAGTCCCGTTCCAAGTACGGGGCGAAGCGTCCGAAGGCTGCCTGA
- the rpsG gene encoding 30S ribosomal protein S7: MPRRRVVAKRDILPDPKFGNVEVSKFINAIMQSGKKSVAERIVYGAFEIITTKGGKDPLEVFGSAMSNVRPMVEVKSRRVGGANYQVPVEVRPARRAALAMRWLRESARKRSEKSMGQRLAAEMMEAAENRGGAVKKRDEVHRMAEANKAFAHFRF, from the coding sequence ATGCCCCGTCGTCGTGTAGTAGCAAAACGTGACATTCTTCCGGATCCCAAGTTCGGCAATGTCGAAGTTTCCAAGTTCATCAATGCAATCATGCAGAGCGGCAAGAAGTCGGTTGCCGAGCGCATTGTTTACGGTGCTTTCGAGATCATCACCACCAAGGGTGGCAAGGATCCGCTAGAAGTTTTCGGTTCGGCCATGTCGAACGTTCGCCCGATGGTTGAGGTGAAGTCCCGTCGTGTTGGCGGTGCCAACTACCAGGTGCCGGTTGAAGTGCGTCCGGCTCGCCGTGCTGCGCTTGCCATGCGCTGGTTGCGTGAGTCGGCCCGCAAGCGTTCGGAAAAATCCATGGGTCAGCGTCTGGCTGCCGAAATGATGGAAGCCGCTGAAAATCGCGGTGGTGCCGTCAAGAAGCGTGATGAAGTGCACCGTATGGCTGAAGCCAACAAGGCTTTTGCTCACTTCCGCTTCTAA
- the fusA gene encoding elongation factor G gives MARKTPIERYRNIGISAHIDAGKTTTTERILFYTGVNHKIGEVHDGAATMDWMEQEQERGITITSAATTCFWSGMDKQFPPHHINIIDTPGHVDFTIEVERSMRVLDAACMVYCAVGGVQPQSETVWRQANKYGVPRLAFVNKMDRSGANFFKVVEQLKVRLKANPIPVVIPIGAEDNFEGVVDLIRMKAIYWDEASQGMKYDAREIPANLVDEANTWREQMVEAAAEASEDLMNKYLENGELSEADIIFGLRTRTLACEIQPMLCGTAFKNKGVQKMLDAVIELLPSPVDIPPVKGILENETEGERRAADDEPFSALAFKIMTDPFVGQLIFFRVYSGVINSGDTVYNPVKGRKERLGRILQMHANQREEIKEVRAGDIAAAVGLKEATTGDTLCDPAKVITLERMVFPEPVIHVAVEPKTKADQEKMGLALGRLAQEDPSFRVRTDEESGQTIISGMGELHLEILVDRMRREFNVEATVGAPQVAYRECIKKAVEQEGKFVKQSGGRGQFGHVWLKIEPNEAGKGYEFIDAIKGGVVPREFIPAVDKGLRDAVTSGVLAGFPVVDVKFTLFDGSYHDVDSNENAFRMAASMAFKEGMKKANPTLLEPMMAVEVETPEEYMGNVMGDLSSRRGIVQGMEDQVGGIKLVKAEVPLSEMFGYSTSVRSLSQGRATYSMEFKHYTEAPKNVAEAVINKK, from the coding sequence GTGGCACGTAAAACTCCTATCGAGCGCTACCGGAATATCGGTATCAGCGCTCACATCGACGCCGGCAAGACGACGACGACTGAACGTATCCTTTTCTACACCGGTGTTAACCACAAGATCGGTGAAGTGCATGATGGCGCTGCCACCATGGACTGGATGGAGCAGGAACAGGAACGTGGTATTACCATTACCTCTGCTGCGACCACCTGCTTCTGGAGCGGTATGGACAAGCAGTTCCCGCCGCACCATATCAATATTATCGACACCCCGGGGCACGTGGACTTCACCATTGAAGTCGAACGTTCGATGCGTGTGCTTGATGCCGCCTGTATGGTCTATTGCGCCGTCGGTGGTGTGCAGCCGCAGTCGGAAACCGTTTGGCGTCAGGCTAACAAGTACGGCGTGCCCCGCCTGGCCTTCGTGAACAAGATGGACCGCTCTGGCGCCAACTTCTTCAAGGTGGTCGAGCAACTGAAGGTGCGCCTCAAGGCGAATCCGATCCCGGTGGTCATCCCCATTGGTGCAGAGGACAACTTCGAAGGTGTGGTCGACCTGATTCGCATGAAGGCGATCTACTGGGACGAAGCGTCGCAAGGCATGAAGTACGACGCTCGCGAAATCCCGGCCAATCTGGTTGATGAAGCCAATACGTGGCGCGAGCAAATGGTTGAGGCCGCTGCCGAGGCGTCAGAAGACCTGATGAACAAGTACCTCGAAAATGGTGAGCTTTCCGAAGCCGACATCATTTTTGGTTTGCGCACGCGCACGCTGGCTTGCGAAATCCAGCCGATGCTCTGCGGTACCGCCTTCAAGAACAAGGGCGTGCAGAAGATGCTGGACGCCGTGATCGAGCTGCTGCCGTCGCCGGTCGATATTCCGCCGGTCAAGGGTATTCTCGAGAACGAAACCGAAGGCGAACGTCGTGCCGCCGATGATGAGCCGTTCTCCGCGCTGGCCTTCAAGATCATGACCGACCCGTTCGTTGGCCAGTTGATCTTCTTCCGCGTTTATTCCGGCGTGATCAATTCTGGTGATACGGTCTACAACCCGGTCAAGGGCCGCAAGGAACGTCTCGGTCGCATCCTGCAGATGCACGCCAATCAGCGTGAAGAAATCAAGGAAGTGCGCGCTGGCGACATCGCTGCTGCCGTGGGCCTGAAAGAAGCCACGACCGGCGATACGCTGTGTGATCCGGCGAAGGTCATCACCCTGGAGCGCATGGTTTTCCCGGAACCGGTGATTCACGTTGCCGTCGAACCGAAGACCAAGGCCGACCAGGAAAAAATGGGCCTGGCGCTCGGTCGTCTGGCTCAGGAAGATCCGTCGTTCCGTGTGCGTACCGACGAAGAGTCCGGTCAGACCATTATTTCGGGTATGGGCGAGCTGCACCTGGAAATTCTGGTTGATCGCATGCGTCGTGAATTCAACGTCGAAGCAACCGTCGGTGCGCCGCAGGTTGCCTACCGCGAGTGCATCAAGAAGGCTGTCGAACAGGAAGGCAAGTTCGTCAAGCAATCCGGTGGTCGTGGTCAGTTCGGTCACGTCTGGCTCAAGATCGAGCCGAACGAAGCCGGCAAGGGTTACGAATTCATCGATGCGATCAAGGGCGGTGTCGTGCCCCGCGAATTCATTCCCGCGGTTGACAAGGGTTTGCGTGATGCAGTGACGAGCGGTGTTTTGGCTGGCTTCCCGGTTGTCGACGTGAAGTTCACGTTGTTCGACGGCTCCTATCACGACGTTGACTCGAATGAAAACGCGTTCCGCATGGCCGCTTCCATGGCTTTCAAGGAAGGCATGAAGAAGGCTAATCCGACGCTGCTTGAGCCGATGATGGCCGTTGAAGTCGAGACCCCGGAAGAGTACATGGGCAACGTCATGGGTGACCTTTCCTCCCGTCGTGGCATCGTCCAGGGCATGGAAGATCAGGTCGGCGGCATCAAGTTGGTCAAGGCCGAGGTTCCGCTGTCCGAGATGTTTGGTTATTCGACTTCCGTGCGTTCGTTGTCGCAAGGTCGCGCGACCTACTCGATGGAATTCAAGCACTATACCGAGGCGCCGAAGAATGTCGCCGAGGCCGTCATTAACAAAAAGTAA
- the tuf gene encoding elongation factor Tu: MAKEKFERTKPHVNVGTIGHVDHGKTTLTAAITTVLAKKFGGSAKAYDQIDAAPEEKARGITINTAHVEYETANRHYAHVDCPGHADYVKNMITGAAQMDGAILVCSAADGPMPQTREHILLARQVGVPYVLVYMNKCDMVDDAELLELVEMELRELLSKYDFPGDDTPIIHGSALKALEGDQSEIGEPSIFRLADALDSYIPTPERAVDQPFLMPVEDVFSISGRGTVVTGRIERGVVKVGEEIEIVGIRPTVKTTCTGVEMFRKLLDQGQAGDNVGALLRGTKREDVERGQVLCKPGSITPHTHFTGEVYVLSKDEGGRHTPFFNNYRPQFYFRTTDVTGAISLPEGVEMVMPGDNIQMTVKLIAPIAMEEGLRFAIREGGRTVGAGVVAKIIE, from the coding sequence ATGGCAAAAGAGAAATTTGAACGTACGAAACCGCACGTAAACGTGGGCACGATTGGTCACGTTGACCATGGCAAGACCACGCTGACGGCTGCGATCACCACGGTGCTGGCCAAGAAGTTCGGCGGCTCCGCCAAGGCGTATGACCAGATCGATGCGGCGCCGGAAGAAAAGGCTCGCGGTATCACCATCAATACCGCCCACGTCGAGTACGAAACCGCCAACCGTCACTACGCCCACGTTGATTGCCCGGGCCACGCTGACTACGTCAAGAACATGATTACCGGTGCCGCCCAGATGGACGGCGCCATTCTCGTCTGTTCCGCCGCTGACGGCCCGATGCCCCAGACCCGCGAGCACATCCTGCTGGCCCGTCAGGTCGGCGTGCCGTACGTGCTGGTGTACATGAACAAGTGCGACATGGTTGACGATGCCGAACTGCTCGAACTCGTCGAAATGGAACTGCGCGAGCTGCTCTCCAAGTACGATTTCCCGGGCGACGACACCCCGATCATTCACGGCTCCGCCCTGAAGGCTCTGGAAGGCGATCAATCCGAAATCGGCGAACCGTCGATCTTCCGTCTGGCTGATGCTCTGGACTCCTACATCCCGACCCCGGAACGTGCCGTTGATCAGCCGTTCCTGATGCCGGTGGAAGACGTCTTCTCGATCTCCGGTCGCGGCACTGTCGTTACCGGTCGTATCGAACGCGGCGTCGTCAAGGTTGGCGAAGAAATCGAAATCGTCGGTATCCGCCCGACCGTCAAGACCACCTGTACCGGTGTGGAAATGTTCCGCAAGCTGCTTGACCAAGGTCAGGCTGGCGACAACGTCGGCGCGCTGCTGCGCGGCACCAAGCGGGAAGATGTCGAACGTGGTCAAGTGCTGTGCAAGCCGGGTTCGATCACCCCGCACACCCACTTCACCGGCGAAGTGTACGTGCTGTCGAAAGACGAAGGTGGTCGTCACACCCCGTTCTTCAACAACTATCGTCCGCAGTTCTACTTCCGCACGACCGACGTGACCGGCGCGATCTCGCTGCCGGAAGGCGTTGAAATGGTCATGCCGGGTGACAACATCCAGATGACCGTCAAGCTGATCGCTCCGATCGCCATGGAAGAAGGTCTGCGTTTCGCCATCCGTGAAGGCGGTCGTACCGTCGGCGCCGGTGTCGTTGCCAAGATCATCGAGTAA
- the rpsJ gene encoding 30S ribosomal protein S10 — MQSQKIRIRLKAFDYRLIDQSAQEIVETAKRTGAVVRGPVPLPTRKQRFDILRSPHVNKASRDQLEIRTHLRLMDIVDPTDKTVDALMKLDLPAGVDVEIKLQ, encoded by the coding sequence ATGCAAAGTCAAAAAATCCGTATCCGTCTGAAGGCCTTCGACTATCGCCTGATCGATCAGTCTGCTCAGGAAATCGTTGAAACCGCCAAGCGTACCGGTGCTGTTGTTCGTGGTCCCGTGCCGCTGCCGACGCGTAAGCAGCGTTTTGACATCCTGCGTTCGCCGCACGTCAACAAGGCTTCCCGTGATCAGTTGGAAATTCGCACCCATCTGCGTCTGATGGATATCGTTGATCCGACCGACAAAACCGTTGATGCCCTGATGAAGCTGGATCTGCCGGCAGGCGTCGACGTCGAAATCAAGTTGCAGTAA
- the rplC gene encoding 50S ribosomal protein L3, translating into MSLGLVGRKVGMTRIFAEDGASIPVTVLDVSNNRVTQVKTPESDGYAAIQVSFGKRRASRVSKPLAGHLAKAGVESGHVFKEFRIDADQLATFKAGDQVAATIFAEGQKVDVSGKSIGKGFQGGIKRHNFSSNRATHGNSLSHNAPGSIGMAQDPGRVFPGKRMAGHMGDVQTTMQGLTIVRVDVERQLLLVKGAVPGAKGSDVVVRPAVKA; encoded by the coding sequence ATGAGTCTAGGCCTTGTAGGTCGCAAGGTCGGCATGACTCGCATTTTTGCTGAGGATGGCGCGTCCATTCCGGTAACTGTGCTTGACGTGTCGAATAACCGTGTGACCCAAGTTAAAACGCCGGAGTCCGATGGCTATGCAGCCATTCAGGTCTCTTTCGGCAAGCGCCGTGCCTCGCGTGTTTCCAAGCCCCTTGCTGGCCATTTGGCCAAGGCGGGTGTGGAATCCGGGCACGTCTTCAAGGAATTCCGTATCGATGCTGATCAGCTGGCTACTTTTAAGGCCGGCGATCAGGTTGCTGCCACCATTTTTGCCGAAGGGCAGAAAGTGGATGTCAGTGGCAAGTCCATTGGTAAGGGCTTCCAAGGCGGCATCAAGCGCCATAATTTCAGCTCCAATCGTGCTACCCACGGTAACTCGCTGTCGCATAACGCGCCGGGTTCTATCGGTATGGCGCAGGATCCGGGTCGTGTTTTTCCGGGTAAGCGCATGGCCGGTCATATGGGTGATGTCCAGACCACGATGCAAGGACTGACGATTGTTCGCGTCGATGTTGAACGCCAGCTTCTGCTGGTCAAAGGTGCCGTTCCTGGTGCCAAGGGTTCCGACGTCGTTGTGCGTCCGGCAGTCAAGGCTTAA
- the rplD gene encoding 50S ribosomal protein L4: MELKVINEQGQEAAKLQASDVLFGRDFNEALVHQIVVAYQANGRSGDRQQKDRSEVRHTTTKPWRQKGTGRARAGSNGSPLWRGGGRIFPSSPEENFSHKVNKKMFRAGMAAILSELARQDRLVVIDSLSIDAPKTKLFTEKLKGLGLEGNLLIITDKLSENLYLSSRNLPNVLVLEAQEADPVSLVRFAKVLVTKDAVAKFEEMWG; encoded by the coding sequence ATGGAACTTAAGGTAATTAACGAACAAGGACAGGAAGCGGCCAAGTTGCAGGCTTCCGACGTGCTGTTCGGTCGCGACTTCAATGAAGCGCTGGTGCATCAGATCGTCGTGGCCTATCAGGCCAATGGGCGCTCCGGTGACCGTCAGCAGAAGGATCGCTCCGAAGTCCGTCACACCACGACCAAGCCGTGGCGCCAGAAGGGTACGGGTCGTGCCCGTGCCGGTAGTAATGGCAGCCCGCTGTGGCGTGGGGGCGGTCGGATTTTTCCGAGCTCTCCTGAAGAGAATTTTAGCCATAAGGTTAACAAGAAGATGTTCCGCGCCGGTATGGCCGCGATCCTCTCCGAGTTGGCCCGTCAGGATCGCCTGGTTGTGATCGATAGCCTTTCCATCGACGCGCCGAAGACCAAGCTCTTCACCGAGAAGTTGAAAGGCTTGGGTCTGGAAGGCAATCTTCTGATCATCACCGACAAGCTGAGTGAGAATTTGTATCTCTCGTCACGCAATCTGCCCAACGTTCTGGTTCTCGAGGCCCAGGAAGCTGATCCGGTATCCCTGGTTCGCTTTGCCAAGGTTCTCGTTACCAAGGATGCCGTGGCCAAGTTCGAGGAGATGTGGGGATGA
- the rplW gene encoding 50S ribosomal protein L23, which translates to MNQERLLQVLLAPQISEKATYLADKFEQVIFRVATDATKPEIKAAVELLFKVEVESVQVANVKGKVKRFKGATGRRKGWKKAYVSLKPGQEINFVEGGNA; encoded by the coding sequence ATGAACCAAGAACGTCTGCTGCAGGTGCTGCTGGCACCGCAAATCTCCGAGAAGGCCACTTACCTGGCCGACAAGTTCGAGCAAGTGATCTTCCGCGTTGCCACCGATGCAACCAAGCCGGAAATCAAAGCTGCCGTCGAACTGTTGTTCAAGGTTGAAGTTGAGTCCGTTCAGGTCGCCAACGTCAAGGGTAAGGTCAAGCGCTTCAAGGGCGCAACCGGTCGGCGCAAAGGCTGGAAGAAAGCCTATGTGAGCCTGAAGCCGGGCCAGGAAATCAATTTTGTTGAAGGGGGGAATGCCTAA
- the rplB gene encoding 50S ribosomal protein L2 → MALVKVKPTSPGRRAVVLVVNPNLHKGKPFAGLVEAKSGNAGRNNNGRITVRHQGGGHKQSYRVIDFKRAKDGIPAKVERLEYDPNRTANIALLCYADGERRYIIANKGMVVGQPVMSGSEAPIKSGNALPIRNIPVGTTICCIEMLPGKGAQLARSAGASAQLLAREGTYAQIRLRSGEVRRVHVECRATIGEVGNEEHNLRKYGKAGAMRWRGVRPTVRGTAMNPVDHPHGGGEGRTGEGRVPVNPWGQPTKGYRTRSNKRTNSMIVQRRHKR, encoded by the coding sequence ATGGCTCTCGTTAAAGTCAAGCCGACTTCCCCGGGTCGCCGTGCCGTCGTTTTGGTCGTCAATCCGAATCTGCACAAGGGCAAGCCTTTTGCAGGTCTGGTTGAAGCCAAGTCCGGGAATGCCGGTCGTAACAACAATGGCCGCATTACCGTTCGTCACCAAGGTGGCGGGCACAAGCAGTCTTATCGTGTAATCGATTTCAAGCGGGCCAAGGATGGTATTCCGGCCAAGGTTGAACGTCTCGAATATGATCCGAATCGCACCGCCAATATCGCACTGTTGTGCTATGCCGATGGCGAGCGTCGTTACATCATTGCCAACAAAGGCATGGTGGTTGGTCAGCCGGTCATGAGCGGTTCCGAAGCGCCGATCAAGTCCGGGAATGCTTTGCCGATTCGCAATATTCCGGTTGGTACGACGATTTGCTGCATTGAAATGTTGCCTGGCAAGGGAGCTCAGTTGGCTCGCTCTGCTGGCGCATCGGCTCAATTGCTGGCTCGCGAAGGTACCTATGCGCAGATCCGTCTACGCTCCGGTGAGGTTCGTCGGGTTCACGTCGAGTGCCGCGCCACCATCGGTGAAGTCGGTAACGAAGAGCACAACCTGCGCAAATACGGTAAAGCCGGTGCCATGCGTTGGCGCGGTGTTCGTCCGACCGTTCGTGGTACTGCCATGAACCCGGTTGATCACCCGCACGGTGGTGGTGAAGGTCGTACTGGCGAAGGTCGTGTGCCGGTTAACCCGTGGGGTCAGCCCACCAAGGGCTACCGCACTCGCAGCAACAAGCGCACGAACAGCATGATCGTTCAGCGCCGTCATAAGCGTTAA
- the rpsS gene encoding 30S ribosomal protein S19, which yields MGRSLKKGPFVDAYLIDKVEAVRATGDKRPIKTWSRRSTILPEFIGLTIAVHNGKQHIPVFVTENMVGHKLGEFSLTRTFKGHTAGKKAKK from the coding sequence ATGGGACGTTCTCTCAAAAAAGGCCCGTTTGTTGATGCGTACCTGATCGACAAGGTCGAAGCGGTTCGCGCCACAGGCGATAAGCGCCCGATCAAGACTTGGTCGCGTCGTTCGACGATCCTCCCCGAGTTTATCGGTCTGACGATCGCTGTTCACAATGGCAAGCAGCATATTCCGGTGTTCGTCACCGAAAATATGGTCGGTCACAAGCTCGGCGAATTTTCGCTGACCCGGACGTTCAAGGGTCACACCGCCGGCAAGAAGGCCAAGAAGTAA
- the rplV gene encoding 50S ribosomal protein L22 has product METRASLRGVRLSAQKGRLVADLVRGKPVGQALNILAFSPKKGAGIVKKVLESAIANAEHNDGADIDELKVKIIYVEKGMVLKRFTARAKGRGNRIIKPTCHIYLTVGN; this is encoded by the coding sequence ATGGAAACTCGTGCAAGTCTGCGAGGCGTACGCCTCTCTGCGCAAAAAGGTCGCCTCGTGGCTGATCTGGTGCGTGGCAAGCCGGTTGGTCAGGCTCTCAACATCCTGGCCTTTTCCCCGAAAAAGGGAGCTGGTATCGTTAAAAAAGTGCTGGAGTCGGCTATCGCCAACGCCGAGCATAACGACGGTGCTGATATCGACGAATTGAAGGTGAAAATCATCTACGTCGAAAAAGGCATGGTGCTCAAGCGCTTTACGGCGCGCGCCAAAGGTCGTGGCAATCGGATCATCAAGCCGACCTGCCACATCTATCTGACCGTTGGTAACTAA
- the rpsC gene encoding 30S ribosomal protein S3 → MGQKIHPTGFRLAVTKNWSSRWYANSKDFPGMLNEDIKVREYLKRKLAHASVGRVLIERPAKNARVTVFSARPGVVIGKKGEDIEQLRSDLQRIMGVPVHVSIEEIRKPEIDAQLIADSIAQQLEKRIMFRRAMKRAMQNAMRLGAQGIKVMSAGRLNGAEIARSEWYREGRVPLHTLRADIDYATSEALTTYGIIGIKVWVYKGDMLDRNEQPEVVEPAADDRRPRRAPGKPEGDKPRTRTVKKADGAGDPAKRVRKAGA, encoded by the coding sequence ATGGGACAGAAAATTCATCCGACTGGCTTCCGTCTGGCCGTCACCAAGAACTGGAGTTCACGCTGGTACGCTAACAGCAAGGACTTTCCCGGGATGCTCAACGAAGATATCAAGGTTCGTGAGTATCTCAAGCGCAAGCTGGCACATGCTTCGGTTGGTCGCGTTCTTATCGAGCGCCCGGCGAAGAATGCCCGCGTAACCGTTTTCTCTGCTCGTCCTGGCGTCGTCATCGGCAAAAAGGGCGAAGACATCGAACAACTCCGTTCGGATCTTCAGCGCATCATGGGCGTTCCCGTCCATGTTTCGATCGAAGAAATCCGCAAGCCGGAAATCGATGCGCAACTGATCGCCGACTCGATTGCCCAGCAACTTGAAAAGCGCATCATGTTCCGCCGCGCCATGAAACGTGCGATGCAGAACGCGATGCGTCTTGGTGCCCAAGGGATCAAGGTGATGAGTGCCGGTCGTCTGAACGGTGCCGAAATCGCCCGTAGCGAGTGGTACCGCGAAGGTCGCGTGCCGCTTCATACATTGCGTGCCGATATCGATTACGCAACTTCTGAAGCGCTGACCACCTACGGCATCATCGGGATCAAGGTCTGGGTTTACAAGGGCGACATGCTTGATCGCAACGAGCAGCCGGAAGTTGTTGAGCCAGCTGCTGATGATCGCCGCCCGCGTCGTGCCCCCGGCAAGCCGGAAGGTGACAAGCCGCGCACCCGCACCGTCAAGAAGGCCGACGGCGCAGGTGATCCGGCCAAGCGCGTAAGAAAGGCAGGTGCTTAA
- the rplP gene encoding 50S ribosomal protein L16 yields the protein MLQPNRRKFRKEQKGRNEGLATRGTKVSFGEWGLKATGRGRLTARQIEAARRAMTRHIKRGGRIWIRIFPDKPVSKKPAEVRMGNGKGNPEYWVAEIQPGKVLYEMDGVNEALAREAFALAAAKLPIATTFVTRHLG from the coding sequence ATGTTGCAACCAAATCGTCGCAAGTTCCGCAAGGAGCAAAAGGGACGTAACGAAGGTCTGGCCACCCGCGGCACCAAGGTGTCGTTTGGTGAGTGGGGCCTGAAGGCGACCGGTCGCGGCCGTCTGACGGCTCGTCAGATTGAAGCAGCTCGCCGTGCGATGACCCGCCACATCAAGCGTGGCGGCCGCATCTGGATCCGTATTTTCCCGGACAAGCCGGTTTCCAAGAAACCTGCCGAAGTTCGAATGGGTAACGGTAAGGGTAATCCGGAGTATTGGGTTGCCGAAATCCAGCCGGGCAAAGTGCTCTATGAGATGGATGGTGTCAATGAAGCTCTGGCGCGCGAGGCCTTTGCGCTTGCGGCCGCTAAGCTGCCAATTGCCACCACCTTCGTGACTCGTCATCTGGGGTAA
- the rpmC gene encoding 50S ribosomal protein L29, with protein sequence MKASELRTKSVDELNKELLDLLKARFGLRMQLATQQLSNTSQMSKVRRDIARVRTLIREKAVQQ encoded by the coding sequence ATGAAAGCTAGTGAATTGAGAACCAAGAGCGTGGACGAGCTCAACAAGGAATTGCTGGACCTCCTGAAGGCCCGGTTCGGTCTGCGTATGCAGCTTGCTACCCAGCAGCTGTCCAATACCAGCCAAATGTCCAAGGTGCGCCGCGACATCGCTCGCGTCCGCACGCTTATCCGTGAAAAGGCGGTGCAGCAATGA
- the rpsQ gene encoding 30S ribosomal protein S17, translating to MSETTSNKRTLIGRVVSDKMEKTVTVLVERKVKHPMYGKVMVRSKKYHAHNDGNTAKAGDLVEIVETRPVSRTKSWAVTSVLQKAIVV from the coding sequence ATGAGCGAAACCACCAGTAACAAACGTACTCTGATCGGTCGCGTTGTCAGCGACAAGATGGAAAAAACGGTCACCGTCCTTGTCGAACGTAAGGTCAAGCACCCGATGTATGGCAAGGTGATGGTTCGTTCCAAGAAATATCACGCTCACAATGACGGCAATACGGCCAAAGCCGGTGATCTGGTAGAGATTGTCGAAACGCGTCCGGTTTCCCGTACCAAGTCTTGGGCAGTAACTAGCGTTCTGCAAAAAGCGATCGTTGTATAA
- the rplN gene encoding 50S ribosomal protein L14, with protein sequence MIQMQTTLDVADNTGARSVMCIKVLGGSKRRYAGIGDIIKVSIKDAAPRGRVKKGDVYNAVVVRTAKGVRRPDGSLVRFDGNAAVLLNNKLEPLGTRIFGPVTRELRTERFMKIVSLAPEVL encoded by the coding sequence ATGATTCAGATGCAGACGACTCTGGACGTCGCCGATAACACCGGCGCCCGTTCAGTAATGTGTATCAAAGTGCTGGGTGGATCCAAGCGCCGCTATGCGGGTATTGGTGACATCATCAAGGTCAGCATCAAGGATGCTGCGCCGCGTGGCCGCGTTAAAAAAGGCGATGTTTACAATGCCGTGGTGGTTCGTACCGCCAAGGGTGTTCGTCGTCCGGATGGTTCGCTGGTTCGCTTTGATGGCAATGCCGCAGTTCTTCTCAACAACAAGCTCGAGCCTCTTGGCACGCGCATCTTTGGCCCGGTGACACGCGAACTGCGTACCGAGCGCTTTATGAAGATCGTGTCCCTTGCTCCTGAAGTGCTGTAA
- the rplX gene encoding 50S ribosomal protein L24 has translation MEKIRKGDEVVVITGKDKGKRGSVLSRVGEEHVLVEGVNRAKKHVKPNPIKGVAGGIVDKDMPIHLSNVALFNPATKKADRVGFKQLDDGRKVRVFKSNGELVNA, from the coding sequence ATGGAAAAGATTCGTAAAGGCGACGAAGTCGTAGTTATTACCGGTAAAGACAAGGGTAAGCGCGGTTCCGTGCTGTCTCGCGTCGGTGAAGAGCATGTGCTTGTTGAGGGTGTCAATCGTGCCAAAAAGCACGTGAAGCCGAACCCGATCAAGGGCGTAGCTGGCGGCATTGTTGATAAAGACATGCCGATTCATCTCTCCAATGTTGCGCTGTTCAATCCTGCTACCAAGAAAGCCGATCGTGTTGGCTTCAAGCAGTTGGATGATGGCCGCAAGGTTCGCGTGTTCAAGTCGAACGGCGAACTGGTGAACGCATAA